From Micropterus dolomieu isolate WLL.071019.BEF.003 ecotype Adirondacks linkage group LG21, ASM2129224v1, whole genome shotgun sequence:
TATACAAAAACGGCTGCTATTTTGCCTTTAGGTTTCTGACACAGGGATTATGctatctttctttctccccgAAGACGAATTTCTTTTAAGGGTGCAGTGTCAGAGGCAGAGGTGCGGGACAGCAGTGTGGAGATGCTGCAGAGCTACTTAACAAGCATCATTGAATCAATCGTGGGCTCAGTCGATCAGTGTCCTCCCGTAATGAGAGTGGCCTTCAAACAGCTACACAAGAGAGTAGAGGAGCAATTTGCCGAACCTGAGAATGAGGTCAGTCTGGAGCAAAGCATGTGGAAGAAAAACAGCCGTAAAACACCTTTCCAGTGCATTTTAATGTATCTGTGTGTAGGGCTTGTGTGTTAGAGATTTAATCAATTTACATTACCATTACATGTTGTATATTCAGCCACAGCCCTTGGCTTCATTAACATTCCTTTCATATTGACTGCATTTTTGCAGGATGTGAAGTATCTGGCCATCAGTGGATTCTTTTTCCTGCGTTTTTTTGCTCCTGCAATCCTTACACCTAAACTGTTCCAGCTGAGGGATCAGCATGCTGATACACGTACAAGCAGAACACTGCTACTACTGGCCAAGGTACTATTCACAACACAGAACACAGGCATACATACAGAAACTGCTATGAATAATTTATTCATGTCCAGACATCACACTTAACcgaagaaaaaacaaactgcaaagAAGTGGATGCACAGGATGTGGTGCTACATGCTGTCTGCCAACAGTGAGGGATTTTAATTTgcaagtgtaaaataaataaatatgaagcagaaacacaacacacagtgtTTAGACCATGTGTACAGGCAGCAGTGCTTTGTTTTTGATGTTACACTTTGTTAGCGTCCCAGAGGCtggaattaatttattttatagaaGTAGAAATTTGTGACAACTCAATATCATACGCAGCACATCTCACAATGGGTTGATTTACCAAGTTCACCAAGTATGCAGTGGTTTTCACTGCCGAAGTGTGGCCATAAAACTTACCTACCACGATACCTTTTCAATTTATGTCTCGCTCAAACATCCTGTTTCAAATAGAAATAGATCAAATTACAAACAAAGGACTCAATCAAAATAACATTTCTAGTGGGATATAACTGAGAGCTCACCGTGCTTTTGAAGGGAAGTGACCCACCAGCTGTTACTAAAATGAACAACCTAAATTTCACTAAATATAGGataaaaaaattctaaataaataaataataaattgtcaCATATTGCAAGAAAAGTGAAACCTTGTTGCTCTCCCACGTGTGGCGTCTGTGGttgctgtccatggtgctgaagcGCTGTTGCCATGGGTCTTCTATAGAGAAAGGGAACATGGCTATttttacctctgtgtgtgtgtgtatgtgtgtgtgctgcaacCAGACTGCGGTTCAAAGCCGAGCATCAGAGAGGGGTGTAGAGAGGGACTTCCTCCTCGCCCTACGCCAGGTGTGGGCCGGACAAAGGGCCTCACAGCATGCTTGGCCTCAGGGACCCTTTTGATCTCCGACTTTTAGATATGCAGTCACTCACACTGAGTTCTGTCAGTTACTGGAGATTTGATGTGCTGGAGATGTGAGTGTTGCGTGGACATTGTGTCTTTATGATCGGCAGGCGTTGCAAAGTGTCGGGAACTTGGGCCTTCAGCTGGGTCACGGAAAGGAGCAGTGGATGGCGCCCCTTCATCCCATCATCCTGCGCAGTGTGGCGTCTGTCAAAGACTTCCTGGACAAGTTGATCGACATAGATCATGACATTGGTAAGGCTGAAAATAGAGAAACTTGTAATCACAAGGAAAGAAGGTCAAGCTGTTGAGCTATTCAGCCAGAGGCCAGCTGCCAGAGTAGCAGCTCCCAGATGATATCAGGATTAAGCGAAACAATACTGTAGCTCAATAGTAAAATATTCATAACTAGCTGGAAGCCTAGAAAAGAGACGACATGGTTAACGAGCTGGCGGGGAGCTGGAGTGCGAAGCCACAGGTGCTTGTACATGCAACACTGGTACCCAACATGTCTTGGCTGCTTTCTTGTCGTCATGTGTCACTGAGGCTGTTGTGAAACATATTCCCTCTCTGATGTATCATGTTTCAGCCTCCTTCTGCACATCACACCCACTCTTTTTTCTCTTAAAGGCCAGTTTGACATTTAATGCTCTTCAGGTGGATTTGTTGGACAGAAGTGGACGCTTGTTATTGCCTCTTTGAAGCTGTCCCTCATGTGGTGATGAAGGAGGCTGAGGTGCCATCAATAGCAAAGTGCTGAAAGTGAAGGCTTGCACTAGTTTAAcattaaagacacacactcactgtttgtttattgtcacaGCACCACCTTGTGTCTATATGGAGCATGACATTACATGTGCATTGCAAAGTGTTTCTCTACGTTCTCTGTTTACAACTCTTTCAACTTCATCCTGCAGTGTCCGAGGTGCCACAGAGGGCTGTATTCATGCCCTCAGTCACAGTTAAAGAGGGGTACCTCCACAAACACAAGGCAGAGGGACCCCAGCTGCTCTCCCGCTTTGCCTTTAAGAAACGCTACTTCTGGTTGACCAGTGAGACGCTGTCCTACGCCAAGACCCCTGATTGGCAGGTTGGTACTGAACCAGTAGGCTAGAGCTTTATATTCTCCAACAAATTATTTATCTACTTTACTACACTATCCTTACTAAATCTACCTTCTCTTGTGACTTCCggatcagaaaaaaagtcatGTCAGCTAGATAACTGCTTATTCATCCTCTTTGTCTTATATACAAGCCAAATGTAGATGAGTAAACTTTGAATCAAAGTCATGTGAAAGTGACTCGTCCATTATTAGAAGCTGATATGCCTTCTGATGATGAATTAGCCACTGTGTCTACCCTTGGAAGGACGTTTATTAACACGGCtcaaaaaaagaggaaacattTTGGTCTTCCCCAGCTTgctttattgtatttgtgttgatCTCCTTGTGAGAACATCATTAGTGTTATTACCATGCGGTGCCTAACCTTGTGATAATGATTTCCTCTCATTCACtagtgacagagagagatggagacgAAGAGGGGAGCAGGCTCTCTCTAGCCCAGTAAAAAGCTCTCTCTTTGAGCCAGTCTTGGCTTTGTGTGACTGGAATAAAGGCGAGGGGTAATTGAAGGCTGTGGATATTCATGCTAACATTGCAAATCAGATTGCAGACAATGTCCCGGCCCCTTTCCTCCACGTTGGAGCACTCCAGTCGAGTGAAGCGAGCTCCCATTGGAAGTGGCTGATTTACACTTTAAAGTGGCCTTTGCTGCCATGTTGATCTCATCTTCACTTCCTTCTTGTCTCACACTCTTCTTAATGTGTGGAATAGATTTCAGTATTAGAGACTTGCACTCCAATGTcgcttttattttacttaaccTAAGTCTAAACCACCTAAGGCAAAAGCATGATCCATCACTACCAGCCTGTGCATACTTGTGTTAATTGGTGTTGTGGTTTGTGGCTAATTGTTGCAGGTGCGCTCCTCAATCCctattcagtgtgtgtgtgccgtgGAGAGggtggatgaaaatgcctttcAGCAGCAGAATGTAATGCAGGTCATCACCCAGGACAACGACGGGCAGCTGCACACCATGTACATCCAGTGCAAGGTGCATTGGTACTGACACAAAAATGCCTTTTTCTTGGTTATGGCGCAGATAAAGGATTAGTTTCTTGATCCATTATTTTGTTGACAGTTTGCTGTGTTCTTCAATTAGAGATAAGCTCAAATAAAATACTGATGTTTATTAGAAGAACCCCTTTGTGCTCACTTGagccataaataaataaaattggatTTACCTTTTATCAGTGAAGGCTTGTTAGTTAATTACGTTTGCATTGCACATTTCCACCTGCTTTGATTTCAAAATGTCTGTAATGGACCAATGAACTCATGGTGGGTCTTTTTGTCTGAATAGAACGTGAATGAGCTAAACCAGTGGCTATCAGCGATCAGGAAAGTCAGCATTTACAATGAGCGCATGCTGCCCTCTTTCCACCCAGGAGCTCATCGCAGTGGCAAGTGGACTTGCTGCCTGCAGGCGGACCGTGCTGGTAATACTACTTCTATTAATTGTGATGTTGCACAAACGTTAAAAATCGTTCTACAAGGACTCAGGATGGTGTGTGATTATCTGACTGATATTTAATGCACTGATTGTGATCGTATCTGAAAAATGTAGCTCACATTTACCGTTACATGTGTTTAATCGCACCCAAGATACCATCGCCAGGAATGAAGGACAACACTGCCTGTGCTCTGGGATGCTGTTACCCAGAGCACAAGCATTGTTGTCCATCAAAATGCTAAGCTTACATCTAGTAACATTATACTTTCATACTTCACTTGAACTTGTAGCTGGCATCAAAGAGCGAATGAGCTCCCGGGGATCCATATTTAATGAATAAACTCTTCATTTGTAGCTGCCATGTTTTTGTTGCTTCAGTGGAGAATGAGCTCTGAGAATcataatgtgattttttttctgaccAATTTCGTTTAGTCACAAGCTTGATTAAATTCCGTGTGGTTTTTGAGTCCTGAACAACAgaatcatttttgtttatatGACATGAGTTCCGTGTAGGTTAAACACTGGGTAATGCCAGGATTTGGGGTTTGATTGCCACTGTGGCTTTTGGCACTAAAAATGTAATGGACTATGAGACGTCCATCAAATTGTCAAGTTGAAGGATTTGGCTGTGCAAGGTCTGCATTCAGAGCATCACTGTTCAATAAAAGGCTGGTTCTCAGTTACAGGCTGCAGTAGAACCCATTCTGCTGTCACTTTGGGTGACTGGAGTGACCCACTGGATCCCGACGTGGAGACGCAGACCATATACAAGCAGCTTCTCCAGGGCAAAGACAAACTCAGGTCAGTGGAGACGCATCCTCAGCCTGCATGCAGTTAATTTACTAGCCACTAGAGGTCTATGTTGCAACACAGGAGTGTACtcctctgctgcttctgctgatGCTTGTTGACATTACTATCACATGGTTACCTGTCACTCTGTGAGAAGACAAAGCAGCTTCCAGAGAACAATCATGTGTTAATTATGTTTAATGTATCTGACTGATGTTGCAGGAAAAAATATCTGGAGATGCCAGACGCTGATCAAACGGCCAGCAACAAAGTAAAGAACAACTCTGACATTCACCCAggtgaggctgctgctgctgcatccaAACTGTACATTTTCTGCCACGGTAAAagagtttttattgttttgtatgttaTCATCATGATTGTAAACTTTCTGTTTCATAGATAGTGCAGAATGCAATGTTAAGCTAATGAAGCCAGGTCAGAGCATTGCTGCTCGGCTGTTGGCGGTGGTAGAGGATCTGGAGCAGGCTCACGCCACCTTCCAGCGAAGAGAAAAGGAGGACGCCACCAGTGTCTTTCTGAATCCCTAGACTGGACATAGACTGGGATCCACTAATGCCTGAGAGGGCGGGGGGCCAGCATCCTGTACAAACACGAGTGAGCATCTATTATAGCAGCTGTTCACTCTCTTGATTGTCAGGGAGAAAAACGTGGCCACAGGGTGCAACCACTTCCAGCCTTTTAGTACATTTCCCGCTGTAAAGAGCAGAGGGAATTCTGCCACTTTGAATCTTTTTGTATTCTCTGAGTGCCACCGACTTCAACAGCGCTGGGGAGAGATTATGATACTTGATGATAAAGGGGGCCGAGGGACTTTGAAGCATGATCTGACTTGATATTTTTTATGTAGATAAGAAACAATCCCTTGCATGGCCTGCATCCACTtgttgtgaaatgtgaaatgtgaaaagaagCTTTTATATTTTGGGATAATGTACAGGACCTCGGTCGCACATTTTTATGCAAAAAGCTTGTTGTAGTGTAATCTACAGTACCTGAATGTAAGGTGTTTTGATATTGCTTTTAAacgttttgtattttgttgaggCAATTTATTGCCATGTTCCCAATGTAGCAGTGACATTAACATTACAGGTCATACCACCCTGAGATTATGAAATGCTGGCGCGCATGCCACAGTTTGAAGTTGCCTGTACAGTGagcaaaattaatattattttaatccTGCGTTGGTTCCTTTAtacaaaacaatgtgtttttgtttggtgcTATGGCCAGTCAACTTAAATGTTTGGTTCTGATGTCATTTGCGTATTTAAAATGTCCTTACACTTGATATAGCCATTCCTCAAGTCGCAAGGGTAATATTTACCTGTTAACAATATAATGTCCATACATATAAAGAATCGATCTTCAATGTAACTGAGGCAATAGAAGTAACAATGAATGTTCCCATTTAATAAGTTtacttttttggttttggtgCCACTGCATTTGGTTCACATGTGTCAGGCTATGTTTAAGATgccaaatttgtttttaaaaatgtaaaaaaaaaacaacctcacaAACCCAAAAATTTTGAAGCACTCAAGtaaatcaattttttttatctgtgaaatacacacactgtacacagacATATTGTAAAGCCATTTCCCGTAAAGCGAGTAGTTTTCTGTGTCTTTCCCTTAAACAGAGAAGGTTAGTGAGTGTAATGGAGATCAGATGTGTGATCTCTGATAGCCTCAGCAGGCCACCCTGCCTCTGGAGCTTCTGGTACTGCCACTGTAGTGTCTGTCTTTTAGAGGAAAAACTTTGGATAAATTGATGTTAACACTATACGTATGCCAGACATGACAATCAATACGCTACCATCATACAGAGTTATTCCTTAAGTGTTCTGGTACTTGCTGCACtccaaaatatgttttagtgATTTGCCACTTCAGCTCTATCGCAGAGTCTTTTTAAACTAGATTAAACATCAGATGTCGCTTGTGAACTTGATATTCCCCGAAtgagggcttttattttgaaaacaaagacaCTACTGCCTGTGCTTTATTTTGCAATTACACAATGATGGTTTGTTCCAAGTGGATCGTTACTGTGAACTAAACACAACTGTATTTTTCAGTAAACTTTAATTTCAGCTTATGTGTCTAATTTGTCAAATTTGTGTTCTCTGCTAGTTAACTTTGGCAGTCTTACAAGTAGAAATGATTAATACTAGGTATGTCATTTTCTTGCTTATGTCCATTCCTCTCCTGTTTGGTTTTAAAGTGGAAGGTGTGACTCAGCGCAGGCAAtgtcattcattcactcatGGTGTTACTGGAAATATCATTACTTGTTACCCTCACAGTATCATGGTTACCACACCACCCCTTTggtcaaataaataattataatctaATAGATTTAATAATATCTATTAGATTATTAATATTGcagacaatatatatatatatatatattaataatcaAACCACTATAACCACATAATTTACAATCCAACAGGAGTCTGAATCTACTGTTAAATTATGCCACACAAACAATGTTTGTGGCTGTTCTTCCTCCCGGCCTTATTTAA
This genomic window contains:
- the LOC123960264 gene encoding rasGAP-activating-like protein 1 isoform X1 produces the protein MAKNTSLYFRIVEGRNLPAKDVSGTSDPYCIVKVDNEVVARTATVWKNLNPFWGEEYTLHLPMGFHSLSFHVMDEDTIGHDDVIGKITLSKDAIGSQAKGLDSWVNLTRVDPDEEVQGEIHLSLELLKDTEKINLRCQVIEARDLAPRDISGTSDPFARVIFNNHSAETSIIKKTRFPHWGETLELELDPVELSEEGTVTVEVWDWDMVGKNDFLGKVEIPFACLHKTPLLEGWFRLLPLGNNEVDAGGKLGALRLKVRLVEDRILPSVYYQPLIHLLVESVISPTEVEESSALTMLEEVTTVESRQDVAMTLVKIYLGQGLVVPFLDYLNTREVNHTTDPNTLFRSNSLSSKAMEQFMKAVGMLYLHEVLKPMINRIFDEKKYIELDPCKIDLNRTRRISFKGAVSEAEVRDSSVEMLQSYLTSIIESIVGSVDQCPPVMRVAFKQLHKRVEEQFAEPENEDVKYLAISGFFFLRFFAPAILTPKLFQLRDQHADTRTSRTLLLLAKALQSVGNLGLQLGHGKEQWMAPLHPIILRSVASVKDFLDKLIDIDHDIVSEVPQRAVFMPSVTVKEGYLHKHKAEGPQLLSRFAFKKRYFWLTSETLSYAKTPDWQVRSSIPIQCVCAVERVDENAFQQQNVMQVITQDNDGQLHTMYIQCKNVNELNQWLSAIRKVSIYNERMLPSFHPGAHRSGKWTCCLQADRAVTGCSRTHSAVTLGDWSDPLDPDVETQTIYKQLLQGKDKLRKKYLEMPDADQTASNKVKNNSDIHPDSAECNVKLMKPGQSIAARLLAVVEDLEQAHATFQRREKEDATSVFLNP
- the LOC123960264 gene encoding rasGAP-activating-like protein 1 isoform X2 — its product is MAKNTSLYFRIVEGRNLPAKDVSGTSDPYCIVKVDNEVVARTATVWKNLNPFWGEEYTLHLPMGFHSLSFHVMDEDTIGHDDVIGKITLSKDAIGSQAKGLDSWVNLTRVDPDEEVQGEIHLSLELLKDTEKINLRCQVIEARDLAPRDISGTSDPFARVIFNNHSAETSIIKKTRFPHWGETLELELDPVELSEEGTVTVEVWDWDMVGKNDFLGKVEIPFACLHKTPLLEGWFRLLPLGNNEVDAGGKLGALRLKVRLVEDRILPSVYYQPLIHLLVESVISPTEVEESSALTMLEEVTTVESRQDVAMTLVKIYLGQGLVVPFLDYLNTREVNHTTDPNTLFRSNSLSSKAMEQFMKAVGMLYLHEVLKPMINRIFDEKKYIELDPCKIDLNRTRRISFKGAVSEAEVRDSSVEMLQSYLTSIIESIVGSVDQCPPVMRVAFKQLHKRVEEQFAEPENEDVKYLAISGFFFLRFFAPAILTPKLFQLRDQHADTRTSRTLLLLAKALQSVGNLGLQLGHGKEQWMAPLHPIILRSVASVKDFLDKLIDIDHDIVSEVPQRAVFMPSVTVKEGYLHKHKAEGPQLLSRFAFKKRYFWLTSETLSYAKTPDWQVRSSIPIQCVCAVERVDENAFQQQNVMQVITQDNDGQLHTMYIQCKNVNELNQWLSAIRKVSIYNERMLPSFHPGAHRSGKWTCCLQADRAGCSRTHSAVTLGDWSDPLDPDVETQTIYKQLLQGKDKLRKKYLEMPDADQTASNKVKNNSDIHPDSAECNVKLMKPGQSIAARLLAVVEDLEQAHATFQRREKEDATSVFLNP